In a single window of the Biomphalaria glabrata chromosome 13, xgBioGlab47.1, whole genome shotgun sequence genome:
- the LOC129922564 gene encoding uncharacterized protein LOC129922564, producing the protein MFTETNGVIATINKGQTVVTAIQEVGSNSVKGELSDEKLQESYLHVTCRNLRSSDSGKYFCGAHVIGSDGRVERLNEMVTVKVKLPTFEDLVNVIQKLLIQANDDREIQQDNTQNIKSIQNELRNNQDNVIKMYKDLDNHEQNFIRIKKDLDSNQQNIKIINQDLDNQKQNIIRINTNMDSKEQEFTKFNKDLDSKQQNIRIDKDLNATKHNITRINKDIDSKQQDIISIKQDLESSKKDFNEHRQNISIFKDMLDTVIYNLSSSLTDVKQELTNGNANKIRSFYIFYSSYIF; encoded by the coding sequence ATGTTTACAGAAACAAATGGTGTTATCGCTACCATAAACAAAGGTCAAACCGTTGTAACAGCCATTCAAGAAGTTGGTTCTAATAGTGTTAAAGGTGAACTCTCTGACGAAAAATTACAAGAGTCATATCTTCATGTCACATGTAGAAATTTGAGATCCTCAGATTCCGGGAAGTACTTCTGTGGAGCTCATGTCATTGGTTCTGACGGAAGAGTTGAGAGACTGAACGAGATGGTAACAGTTAAAGTTAAACTCCCAACGTTTGAGGATTTGGTGAACGTgatacaaaaattattaatacagGCTAATGATGACAGAGAAATTCAACAAGAtaatacacaaaatataaagagCATTCAAAATGAATTGAGAAATAATCAAGACaatgttataaaaatgtacaaagaTTTGGATAATCATGAACAAAActttataagaataaaaaaagatttggattcaaatcaacaaaacattaaaatcaTTAACCAAGACTTGGataatcaaaaacaaaatatcatcagaattaatacaaatatggaTAGCAAAGAGCaagaatttacaaaatttaacaaagatttagattctaaacaacaaaatataagaaTTGACAAAGATTTGAATGCTACAAAACACAATATTACAAGAATTAATAAGGATATAGATTCTAAACAACAAGATATTATCAGCATAAAACAAGACTTGGAGAGCAGTAAAAAAGACTTCAATGAGCATAGACAAAATATAAGCATCTTCAAAGACATGCTGGATACAGTCATCTATAATTTATCATCTTCATTGACAGACGTCAAACAAGAGCTAACCAATGGTAACGCAAACAAAATTAGAAGTTTTTATATATTCTATTCttcatacatattttaa